A single genomic interval of Malania oleifera isolate guangnan ecotype guangnan chromosome 13, ASM2987363v1, whole genome shotgun sequence harbors:
- the LOC131145938 gene encoding protein BREAKING OF ASYMMETRY IN THE STOMATAL LINEAGE produces the protein MCTDCGGKDWALSMLTCGFPLGDEPEEFCSPSNGICPRTNRVSPKKKNNKSYDTAGKKAARGSRRHQEGKSARRDWSHSSTGQQKRTDDSSWPHFADEDYIVFCIGEDGAFDVAKDVKSKNSRRHHNRDAAGTSRLLKPKLMYADDGGRVDNKKSHENKSNEKAHEEEEEEEEEEEGKPIILDIEGEVEKTIYIDSDSALDGNHGMRKIDMMDNEEGEPMRVESCGSNQSDSSGSSFAFPVLRWEWVGSPIQMPKSDGLQLRKQKARHIGFYCCGS, from the exons ATGTGCACAGATTGTGGTGGCAAGGACTGGGCTTTGAGCATGCTTACCTGCGGCTTTCCTCTAG GCGATGAGCCGGAGGAATTTTGCTCTCCATCAAACGGAATTTGTCCAAGGACCAACAGAGTCTCCCCCAAGAAGAAAAACAACAAAAGCTATGACACTGCTGGGAAGAAAGCAGCCAGGGGCAGCAGACGCCACCAAGAGGGGAAATCAGCCCGTCGAGATTGGTCGCACTCCTCGACCGGCCAGCAGAAAAGGACCGACGACTCGAGCTGGCCTCATTTTGCCGACGAGGACTATATCGTATTCTGCATCGGAGAAGACGGAGCTTTCGACGTTGCCAAGGACGTGAAGTCGAAGAACTCCCGACGCCATCACAACCGCGACGCGGCTGGTACTTCCAGGCTTCTCAAGCCAAAG CTTATGTATGCTGACGATGGAGGAAGAGTTGACAACAAGAAGAGCCATGAGAATAAATCAAATGAAAAGGcgcatgaagaagaagaagaagaagaagaagaagaagaaggaaagccCATCATTTTAGACATCGAG GGAGAAGTAGAGAAGACAATCTACATAGATTCAGATTCGGCATTGGATGGGAACCATGGGATGAGAAAAATCGATATGATGGACAATGAAGAAGGAGAGCCAATGCGTGTTGAATCCTGCGGCTCCAACCAGTCTGATAGCAGTGGGAGTTCTTTCGCCTTCCCCGT ATTGCGGTGGGAATGGGTTGGGAGTCCAATACAGATGCCAAAATCAGATGGCTTGCAACTAAGGAAGCAGAAGGCACGTCACATAGGTTTTTACTGCTGTGGATCCTGA
- the LOC131146667 gene encoding dirigent protein 22-like → MAVPSKPLLQLAVLAVLLSSSTTVHALENVTNIQFYMHDVISGPNQTAVRVAGQNPNATGGSDPVMASFGSIYVMDNLLTAAPSLNSTVVGRAQGLYAMSSQNELSLLMALTYWFTGGPYNGSSFSIVGWNPVMRGVREMPVVGGTGAFRLARGYCLAQTYSVDPIRAVIGYNVTLIH, encoded by the coding sequence ATGGCCGTGCCAAGCAAACCTCTGCTTCAACTTGCAGTCCTTGCAGTTCTTCTGTCTTCCTCCACCACCGTCCATGCTCTGGAAAACGTCACCAACATCCAATTCTACATGCACGACGTCATCTCCGGCCCCAACCAGACAGCCGTTCGCGTCGCCGGCCAAAATCCCAACGCCACCGGCGGCTCCGACCCCGTCATGGCCTCATTCGGATCCATTTACGTGATGGACAACCTTCTCACCGCCGCCCCCAGCCTGAACTCCACTGTGGTCGGACGCGCCCAAGGCCTGTACGCTATGTCCTCCCAGAACGAGCTCAGCCTCCTCATGGCCCTCACCTACTGGTTCACCGGCGGCCCTTACAACGGCAGCTCCTTCAGCATCGTCGGCTGGAACCCCGTGATGAGGGGAGTCAGGGAGATGCCCGTCGTCGGAGGCACCGGGGCTTTCCGGCTAGCTCGGGGCTACTGCCTCGCGCAGACATACTCGGTCGACCCGATACGGGCAGTGATCGGATATAATGTGACATTGATACATTAA